A genomic segment from Oncorhynchus keta strain PuntledgeMale-10-30-2019 chromosome 7, Oket_V2, whole genome shotgun sequence encodes:
- the zgc:162707 gene encoding UPF0524 protein C3orf70 homolog B, with product MADFGAQKCPKSDKLDEAQALARSCAGRPDFLPCDGLLICATHSHGKCFKLHWCCHLGWCHCKYVYQPMTSVCQLPSTAVPSDPSEAPPTMNLSVSLTERFLKIAPCFQSPPFLQSPKYCVIADLFIDDYIVKRINGKMCYVQRSPPPIPDPPAAAPPPAAAPPPAAAPPPDAAPPPPAAPPPAAGPPPPVAPPPAAAPPPAAAPPPAAAPPPAAAPPPAAAPPQVPPPSKPTRSVHNDHHHNTLQPPVDKPHHKSPVHQHNPPAHGEKQHKSSLDKHHPSVDYNKIPQHYKSSVDKHYYSTPVDQREHRHHSPVDKLKGPKMDHCSSPSSSEDSGINALGRHYLESCESELEDQNEVLSADGDGKSSLCSLWDQDETSLLSPSRSMVEIIEKIETTV from the exons ATGGCAGATTTTGGAGCCCAGAAGTGTCCGAAGAGTGATAAGTTGGACGAGGCGCAGGCACTGGCCCGCAGCTGCGCCGGGAGACCGGACTTCTTGCCGTGCGATGGGCTGTTAATATGCGCCACGCATAGCCACGGAAAGTGCTTCAAGTTGCACTGGTGCTGCCACTTGGGCTGGTGCCACT GTAAATATGTTTACCAGCCCATGACCAGTGTGTGCCAGCTGCCGAGCACGGCGGTACCCTCTGACCCCTCTGAGGCCCCACCCACCatgaacctgtctgtctccctcaccGAACGCTTCCTGAAGATCGCCCCCTGCTTCCAGTCCCCGCCGTTCCTTCAGTCGCCCAAATACTGTGTCATAGCAGACCTCTTCATCGACGACTACATCGTCAAACGCATCAACGGGAAGATGTGTTATGTTCAAcgttctcctcctcccatccctgATCCTCCTGCTGCGgcacctcctcctgctgctgcacCTCCTCCTGCTGCGGCACCTCCTCCTGATgctgcacctcctcctcctgcgGCACCTCCTCCTGCTGCGGGACCTCCTCCTCCTGTGgcacctcctcctgctgctgcacctcctcctgctgctgcacctcctcctgctgctgctcctcctcctgctgcggcacctcctcctgctgctgctcctcctcaGGTGCCTCCTCCCAGTAAGCCAACACGATCTGTTCACAAcgaccaccaccacaacacactacagcCCCCCGTGGACAAGCCCCACCACAAAAGCCCTGTGCACCAACACAATCCCCCTGCACACGGTGAGAAGCAACACAAATCGTCTCTAGACAAGCATCACCCCTCTGTGGACTACAACAAaataccacaacactacaaaagcTCTGTGGACAAGCATTACTACAGCACCCCAGTAGACCAGAGGGAGCACCGCCACCACAGCCCTGTAGACAAGCTGAAAGGACCCAAGATGGACCACTGCTCCTCTCCATCCAGCTCCGAGGACTCTGGGATCAACGCGCTAGGTCGGCACTACCTGGAATCCTGTGAGTCAGAGTTAGAGGATCAGAATGAAGTGTTGAGCGCCGATGGAGATGGGAAATCTAGCCTCTGTAGTCTCTGGGACCAGGATGAGACCTCTCTGTTGTCTCCCTCTAGGTCCATGGTGGAGATCATAGAGAAGATTGAGACCactgtgtga